The stretch of DNA AGGCTCGGATCTGTCCAACCCGGATCTATCAGACCAAAAAACTCGAATCACGGAATCCATGATACTAAACCTTGAATCACATATAGACAGATTTGAATCAGAATTAGCGCCGCTTGCGAATTTTATTCTGCCCGGTGGAAATACGGTTGCGGCATTTTTGCATCTGGCTCGAACCACGACAAGGCGGGCAGAGACAATTCTGGTGGAATTATCAAAAAAAGAAGCAATAAACATTTCATGCCAAAAATACCTAAACCGATTATCAGATCTTTTCTTTGTCATGGCTCGCTTGGCAAACAAGCGCACTAACACGCCAGACGTTATTTGGAAGCCGTAATCAAAAGACACTTTAATTCCTGAATTTGGAGCAAGTTTGACGCCAAGGTAGCTCAGCCTGGGAGAGCACTCCGCTGAAGACGGAGCCGTCGTGGATTCAAGTCCCACCCTTGGCACATTTCATTTTATTTAATACCCCGCCCAACGTAGTTATTTGCTATGGTAAAGGCAAGGGCCGAAAACAAGCCCAGATTAACCACAGAGAGAAGATATGATGTTTACAATTATGAAAAAAGAATAGAATACGTTTTCAAACAAACCCAGAAAGAGTTTTCGCCTGAAAATCTATCATTAGTTCAAAAATATGATAAACTAATGGTTTCACTCTCTATGGCCAAGGCTACCAGAGAAAAACACCTAAAGACAATATTGAACCTAAATCGATTCTATGAAAACAAGAATTGGGAAAAAATCACCAAGGATGATGTTATGGATTTAGTCTACAAAATAATGAAGACTTATTCCATAGATGGTCAGGAAACCAACACTACTTGGGACCATAAGAAGATCCTCAAAATTTTTGTTAGATGGATAAAGCTAGGCTCTAGAGAATTCAGTGAAGTCGGAGACCCCGAAGAGACCAAGCTTGTCAAACTCAAGAAGGTTAGAGATACCATATCTAGAGAAAATCTCCTAACTGAAAGCGATAGAACTAGACTACTCCATGTTGCAACACATCCAAGAGATAAAGCATTGATTGATGTGCAATTTGAGGCTGGTACAAGACCTGGAGAACTATTAAGTCTAAAGGTAAAACACGTCAAATTCGACAAATATGGAGCCATAATCAAAGTTGATGGAAAGACAGGGTCTAGAACAGTCAGACTAGTCAGATCTGCAGTGACGCTCAATGCTTGGCTAAATGTGCATCCTTTCAAAGATGATCCAGAAGCTCCATTTTGGCCAATACTTACAAAACAAAAATATGGTCAGGCATTATCATATTACTCAGCTAGACAGTTAGTTGCAAAAATATGTGAAAGGGCCTATTTAGAAAAACGAGTTTATCTCAATTTATTCAGACATTCTGAAGCAACAGAAACAGCCAATTTTATGACTGAAGCTCAGATGAAGTTACGACATGGATGGACAAATGCATCAAAAATGCCAGCCAGATATGTTCACCTAGTTCAATCTGATGTTGACAAGGTCATCTTGGAGAGATACGGACTAAAAAATAATGAAAAACCAGATCTAAAGGTACCAAAGAAATGCCCATTTTGTGATCAAATGAACAGTCCAGATGTAGACAGATGTGAAAAGTGCCTCAAACCACTTGACCTACAGGCAGCAATGGAAAAAGACGAAGAACAGGAATTACAAAAGGACGAACTGACTAGACTAGGTCAAATAGTAGATAATCTGACTCATCAGAAAGAAGCCGAAGTACAGTTACAAAACGACCAGATTGCAAGACAGAATCAGATAATTGAAAACATGTTAAATGAAATCAAAGAGATGAAAAAGGCACTATCAGAATCGCTTTAGGTTTCCACTATAAGATTCGCCTTCAATCTTTTTCTGTACAGTAGCCCTGAAAAATATTATTCTCATAATATCC from Candidatus Nitrosotenuis aquarius encodes:
- a CDS encoding cob(I)yrinic acid a,c-diamide adenosyltransferase → MKIYTKTGDDGTTGLQGGIRISKSDLRIQAYGAVDEINSVLGIILTQDLDSDVKSLLVQIQNDLFVAGSDLSNPDLSDQKTRITESMILNLESHIDRFESELAPLANFILPGGNTVAAFLHLARTTTRRAETILVELSKKEAINISCQKYLNRLSDLFFVMARLANKRTNTPDVIWKP
- a CDS encoding tyrosine-type recombinase/integrase, producing MVKARAENKPRLTTERRYDVYNYEKRIEYVFKQTQKEFSPENLSLVQKYDKLMVSLSMAKATREKHLKTILNLNRFYENKNWEKITKDDVMDLVYKIMKTYSIDGQETNTTWDHKKILKIFVRWIKLGSREFSEVGDPEETKLVKLKKVRDTISRENLLTESDRTRLLHVATHPRDKALIDVQFEAGTRPGELLSLKVKHVKFDKYGAIIKVDGKTGSRTVRLVRSAVTLNAWLNVHPFKDDPEAPFWPILTKQKYGQALSYYSARQLVAKICERAYLEKRVYLNLFRHSEATETANFMTEAQMKLRHGWTNASKMPARYVHLVQSDVDKVILERYGLKNNEKPDLKVPKKCPFCDQMNSPDVDRCEKCLKPLDLQAAMEKDEEQELQKDELTRLGQIVDNLTHQKEAEVQLQNDQIARQNQIIENMLNEIKEMKKALSESL